TAGACCCTTTGTCCCATGCAACAAAGCACCCAGTGGTTTGATAACCACTTCCTCCTGCCCAATCAAATGCTCGACAACGAATCCCACTTTTTGATTACCAATGGTCACCACAACAACGTGCCCCTGTTTTGGCATTTCTTCACCGAAGGCACCCTTGATTAACCATTTTTTGAGAAAATAAATTGGCAGTGGACGATCACGCAACATGATAACCACTTGGCCATCTACGCGATTGGTCTGGGTCAAATCCAAATTGAAAATTTCGCTGACACTAACCAGCGGCAAGGCAAAGATCTGTTTGTCCAACATCACCATCAAGGTCGGCATAATCGCCAAGGTCAATGGCACTTTTATTTTCAGGCGCGTTCCCACACCTTGCTGTGATTCAATTTCCACGCTACCGTTGAGTTGCACGATACGTGTTTTCACCACGTCCATGCCCACACCACGACCCGAAATATCTGAGATTTCATCCTTGGTAGAAAATCCAGGGGCGAAAATCAAGTTGTACGCGTCATTTTCTGTCAGGCGAGAGGCAGCATCCTCATCCATCAAGCCCTTCTCAACCGCTTTCTGGCGCAATTTGTTAGGATTCATACCGCCGCCATCATCGCTGATGATCAGCAAAATATGATCACCTTCCTGCTCGGCACTGAGTATAACGGTACCGGTTCTGGATTTCCCTGCGGCCTCACGAACTTGCGGCATTTCAATGCCGTGATCAACGGCGTTGCGCACCAAGTGAACCAATGGGTCGGCCAAGGCCTCCACCAGATTTTTATCCAGATCAGTTTCTTCACCGCGTAATTCCAACTGAACTTCTTTTTTCAGATGGCGAGCCAAATCGCGAACCACGCGAGGGAAACGACCAAAAACTTTTTTGATCGGCTGCATGCGGGTTTTCATCACCGCTGCCTGCAAATCGGCTGTCACTAAATCAAGATTACCAATGGCCTGAGTCATCTCCTCATTCGCCATACTGCCTTGCAGCGTCACCAACCGATTACGCACCAGCACCAACTCGCCCACCATGTTCATGATGTCATCCAGGCGTTTGGTATCAACACGAACCGTTGTTTCCGCTTGTGCGGCTTCTTTTTTCTTGGCGTCGTCGGCGTCGTCTTTATCTTTGGCAACAGGTTTAGGAGCAGCGGGTTGTGATGCTGCTACTTTTGTCGGAGCAAGTTTCGCCGCAGGTGGCGCAGCCACAGGCTTGGCCACCGCAGCTGCCGGTTTTTCCGCAACAGGTGCGCCTACAAACTTGCCTTTGCCATGCAAGGTATCCAGTAATTCTTCAAACTCGTCTTCACTAATATCTTCACTCGACGGTGCTGCACTGGCCGCCTTGGGGGGCGATGCAGGAACAGCAGGTGCTTCCGCTGCAGGCGCAGCTGCAGCAACGAATTTGCCTTTGCCATGCAACTTGTCCAGCAGCTCTTCAAATTCAGCTTCAGTGATATCATCAGAACCGGCGGGGACAGAAGTTGTTGTAGTGGCTGGCGCTGCGGGTTCAGCTTTGGGGGCTGCAGCAAACTTGCCCTTGCCATGGATGTCATCAAGCAGATTTTCGAATTCTTCTTCGGTGATTTCATCTGCCCCAGTGGCAGGTTCCGCACTGGCGTGCGCCTGCACTTCAGGATCGCTAAGCATTTGATCAAGCTGTTCATCAGCCGAGGCTACTGCAACTTGTTCAGATGCACCCTGAGCATCATCTGCGCCACCAGGATCACCACCAGACAAAATCAGCTTAAGCTGCTCGAGCAGTGCAGCTTCGGCAGGTTCTGGCAAGTTTCCCGCGCGCACAGTGTCAAACATTGCATTGAGTGTATCAAGCACGCGCAAAAACACGTCCATGATACCTGCAGTAATTTGTCGCTCGCCGTTGCGCAACAAATTGAAAATGTCTTCTGCCTTGTGACAGACCTCGACAAGGTTATCCAAGCCAATGAAGCTGGCGCCACCTTTAATTGTATGAAAACCACGGAACACTGCGTTTAGCAGATCAGAATCATTTGGACTTTGCTCAAGATCTACCAACTGTTCGCCCAATAGCTCCAGGATCTCGCCAGCCTCTACGAGAAAATCCTGAACTATTTCGTCTTCGATATCAAACGACATGGTAATCTTCCTAGAAACCTAAACTGGACAACAAGTCATCCACTTCGTCCTGGCCGGAAACTGCGTCTGGTGACTCCATGCCTGGCACCTGTGGTCCCTCAAGTACGCCGTTTTTGCGTTCGCCGGCACCGCCTTCCCTAGGTTTCACTTTTCCACCCTTGTAGCCAATACGAATCAAATTGACGAGATTCATTTCGACTTCGCCCACCAGCGTAATCACCTTACGAATAATTTGTCCGGTAATATCCTGGAAATCCTGTGCCATCAATACATCAGTCAGGTGTATGCGAATTTTGTCAGTACTATCGTGGGTATGATCCAAGTAGAAATCAATATCTTTCACCAGCGATCGGAACTCTTCGACTTCCATTTCTTTTTGTCGAAATTTTTTCCATTTCTCCAACAAGCTCCCCGCGTTCCTGGCCAATTCCTCGCACAATGGTAATG
This genomic window from Gammaproteobacteria bacterium contains:
- a CDS encoding protein phosphatase CheZ, which codes for MSEQANVPDPDLLKSAKTLVEALESGNKEAADAALGEITALHESELFNELGKLTRDFHEALNTFRYDVRFAEITEEDIPDAKERLSYVISRTEDAAHRTLSAVESSLPLCEELARNAGSLLEKWKKFRQKEMEVEEFRSLVKDIDFYLDHTHDSTDKIRIHLTDVLMAQDFQDITGQIIRKVITLVGEVEMNLVNLIRIGYKGGKVKPREGGAGERKNGVLEGPQVPGMESPDAVSGQDEVDDLLSSLGF
- a CDS encoding chemotaxis protein CheA, translating into MSFDIEDEIVQDFLVEAGEILELLGEQLVDLEQSPNDSDLLNAVFRGFHTIKGGASFIGLDNLVEVCHKAEDIFNLLRNGERQITAGIMDVFLRVLDTLNAMFDTVRAGNLPEPAEAALLEQLKLILSGGDPGGADDAQGASEQVAVASADEQLDQMLSDPEVQAHASAEPATGADEITEEEFENLLDDIHGKGKFAAAPKAEPAAPATTTTSVPAGSDDITEAEFEELLDKLHGKGKFVAAAAPAAEAPAVPASPPKAASAAPSSEDISEDEFEELLDTLHGKGKFVGAPVAEKPAAAVAKPVAAPPAAKLAPTKVAASQPAAPKPVAKDKDDADDAKKKEAAQAETTVRVDTKRLDDIMNMVGELVLVRNRLVTLQGSMANEEMTQAIGNLDLVTADLQAAVMKTRMQPIKKVFGRFPRVVRDLARHLKKEVQLELRGEETDLDKNLVEALADPLVHLVRNAVDHGIEMPQVREAAGKSRTGTVILSAEQEGDHILLIISDDGGGMNPNKLRQKAVEKGLMDEDAASRLTENDAYNLIFAPGFSTKDEISDISGRGVGMDVVKTRIVQLNGSVEIESQQGVGTRLKIKVPLTLAIMPTLMVMLDKQIFALPLVSVSEIFNLDLTQTNRVDGQVVIMLRDRPLPIYFLKKWLIKGAFGEEMPKQGHVVVVTIGNQKVGFVVEHLIGQEEVVIKPLGALLHGTKGLSGATITGDGRIALILDVPSLVKAYARRY